Genomic segment of Rickettsiella endosymbiont of Xylota segnis:
TGAATAATATTGTAAAATAGGATCGACAAGGTGATACTTTCCATAAGTACATGCCGAACTCAGAGGGGTATAAGAAACAAATCCTGAAATATTATTTATATTTAAACTTTCTATATGCACATCCGCTTGTTTTTCTACTAATAAATCTAAGGCTTGTTTACTAGTAACATAGTGCAATGGAGCCAAACCGAATCTATCATGCGCATTAACATCAACATCTTGATCTATAAAATAACTGATTTTTTTAAGATCATTCAATTTGACCGCTGAAAATAGAGTATCTTCATTATTATTAGGTTGACCTGCGCCTATTCTTTTTAATTGCTGGGTTTTGTTAGCAGCAGGTTTAAACATTTTATTAAATCCTTATAAAGTTTGTATTTTTGTAATATTATGCATTAAATGTCAATTTTGTCTACACACAGTAACGAATTAAATTAGGCTGTATAAGCCCTATAAGTGAATTAGTAATTCTCAACCAGCAGTTTTGCATAAAGTCCATTCTATAGTAAGCTCTAAACCACTTTTACGATCATTTTTAGGTTAATGTTATGCGCAGCAGTCATTTGTATTTACCCACGCTCAAAGAAGCACCGGCCGATGCCGAAGTCAAAAGCCATCAACTGATGCTGCGCGCGGGTATGATCCGTAAATTAGCTTCTGGGATTTATACCTGGCTGCCATTGGGTTTACGCGTATTACGCAAAGTCGAAAGCATCGTGCGCGAAGAAATGAATCGCATCAATGGCCAAGAGGTACTGATGCCCAATCTGCAACCGGCTGAGCTTTGGCAAGAATCGGAACGCTGGGATGCGTATGGGCCGGAATTATTGCGTTTTACTGACAGGCATCAACGTTGGTTTTGTTTTGGGCCTACACATGAAGAAGTCATTACCACGTTAGTACGTAACGAAGTACGTAGCTATAAACAACTTCCCCTCATTTTTTATCAAATACAAACTAAGTTTCGTGATGAAATTCGTCCACGTTTTGGAGTCATGCGCGCACGAGAATTTATTATGAAGGACGCTTATTCGTTTCATCGCGATAAAGCTTCATTGGCTGAAACTTATCAGGTCATGCATGATAGTTATTGTCGAATTTTCACGCGTTTAGGACTAAAATTTCGTGCCGTGTTAGCCGATACCGGTAACATCGGTGGCAGTCAATCTCAAGAATTTCAAGTATTGGCACAAACCGGCGAAGATCAAATTTTTTATAGCGATAACAGTGATTATGCCGCGAATGCTGAACTCGCAGAAAGTTTAGTCACTGATCAACGCCCTGCTCCTAGCGCAGCACTCGAGAAAGTAAAAACACCCAGTACAAAAACAATTGCCAAAGTGTGTGAGTTTTTAAAAATAGACCCGCAACATTGCGTCAAGTTACTAATGGTAAAAGGAAAGAAACATCCTTTAATTGGTCTTATACTCCGCGGTGATCACGAATTAAATCCCACTAAGCTGGCGAAAATAGTAGAGATCGCACATCCACTCACATTTGCTGAAGAAACTGATATCTTAGCTTTAACTGGCGTCCCTGTTGGTTATTTAGGTCCAGTCGGTTTATCGATACCGTTATTTGTGGATCGATCAGCAGCGGTACTTGCCAACTTTGTCTGTGGCGCTAATGAAGAAGGATTTCATTACACCAACGTTAATTGGGAACGTGATTGTCCACTTCCCTCAATAGCAGATTTACGCCAAGTGCAAGTCGGTGATCCGAGTCCTGATGGAAAAGGACATTTAAAAATGGAACGCGGTATCGAAGTCGGCCATATTTTCCAGTTAGGTAATAAATACTCTCGCGCCATGGATGCTAACTTTACGGCCGAAGATGGTAACCAACTCCCCATGGAAATGGGCTGCTATGGTATTGGTGTATCACGCATCGTCGGCGCCGCTATCGAACAAAATCATGATGAACAAGGTATCATTTGGCCCGACGCCATGGCTCCGTTTCAAGTGGTGATAGTACCGATTGCTTATCACCGATCTGAATTGGTAAAACAAGCCGCCGATGCACTTTACCAACAGCTTAGCGAGGCAGGCATGGATGTTCTATTAGATGATCGCGCAGAACGTCCCGGTTTGCTATTTGCTGATAATGATCTGATCGGCATTCCGCATCGTTTAGTCGTCAGTGAAAAAACTTTACAAGATAAAATCGTTGCCTACAAAGCCCGAACTGAAAAAAATGAACGAATGCTGCCCATTCATGACATCTTAAGTTTTTTGCAAAAAAAAGTTAACTTTATAAAAATTGTTCCATAGAGATCAATCAGCAGTAAAATCTACTACATTTTTTTATTTAATTAAAGCGGGGAAAAGTAAGTGAACTATTGGTTAATGAAATCTGAACCCACGTGTTTTAGCATAAAGGATCTAGCCAAGCGTCCTCAACAAACTGAACCATGGGATGGTGTACGAAATTATCAAGCACGAAATTTTTTGCAAGCGATGCAAAAAGGCGATCTGGCTTTTTTTTATCATTCAAGTTGTCCCACGCCAGGTATTGTTGGCATGATAAAAATAGTGAATACCGCTTATCCGGATAAAACTGCTTTGCAGGTAGATGATCATCATTATGATCCTAAAAGTTCAGTCAGTAAGCCGCGATGGGTTAGCGTTGATGTAAAATTAATACGAATTTTTAAATCGATTATTTCTTTAGAAGATTTAAAAACTCAAACTGCACTAAAAGGAATGCGTTTATTACAAAAAGGAAACCGATTATCGGTTATGCCGCTAACACCCTTCGAATGGCAACATATTCTGGCTCGAGAACATAATCTATAAATTTAAGCATTCGAGCTCTATTTAAAATCATCGCTATTTAATATAATGATCTCTACTCCAAGTGCAAGTTGAGTGATAACACAATCAAAGATTCAAGTTCGAAAAATAGTTACTCATAGCAATGGGATTTTTAGCAAGGCGTCGTGATAATTAGCAATCGGAATGTATTGTGTACATAAGGATTGCGATCTGCGCGATACACAGACAATGTCAAGTTCGAAGAGTAAACGTAAAAATAATAATTAACTTAGGGAAAAGTAAATATGTCCATTACTAATTGGCCTGCAAAGGAACGTCCACGTGAAAAATTAATCTCTCAGGGTGCCGCCTTCTTATCTGATGCTGAACTATTAGCGTTATTCGTTCGTACCGGTGTCCGCGGAAAAACTGCCTTAGACATTAGTCGCGATCTCCTATTGCAATTTGGAGGTTTACGTTACATCGTTGCGGCCAGTTTGGAACAATTCTCAAAGACACTCGGTTTAGGTCTGGCGAAATATGTCCAGATTCAAGCCGCTAAAGAATTAGCAACTCGCTGTTTGCAAGAAAATCTCGAGCAACGTAGCACCTTTGAAAATCCACATGATGTCTATCACTATTTAACGCACAAGCTGAGAGCTTACCCTTATGAAGTCTTTAGCTGTTTATTTTTGGATAATGCTCATCGCTTTATTCATTTTAAAGAACTTTTTCATGGTAGTATTAATGAAGCCGCCGTATACCCTCGCGAACTCGTCAGGCAGGTATATCAACATAATGCCGCAGCGGTCATTTTGGCACACAATCACCCATCCGGTATTGCAAAACCCAGTGAAGCAGATAAAAGGATTACACAAGAAATTAAATCTATTTTAGCGCCGATTGATGTACGCCTTTTAGACCATATCATTATCGGAGAAGGCTCCATAACCTCTTTTGCCACACAAGGTTTGTTGTAAATCTTTTGACAGTTTGCTGCATTTTTGGTATAAAAGCGGGCATTCTATTAAAGATAATCTGCATTGGGGACTATTATATGGCTAGGGTCTGTCAGGTAACGGGTAAAAAACCCATGGTGGGACACAATGTATCTCACTCTAACCGAAAAACTAAACGTCGTTTTCAGATTAACCTACACGTTCGTCGCCTTTGGGTGGCTACAGAAAAACGCTTTGTTAAATTAAGAATAACGGCAGATGGTCTGCGTACTATTCAGAAGCAAGGCATTGATAAAGTACTGGCTACGCTACGTCAGCGTGGCGAGAAAGTTTAAACGGGAAAAAGCACATCATGCGTGATAAAATTAAATTAAAATCTACGGCCAGCGCTTATTACTATACAACCAGTAAAAATAAGAAAGCCACACCGAATAAATTAAAATTTAAAAAATACGATCCAATTACCCGCAAACATGAAATGTTTGAAGAAGATAAGATTAAATAGTTATCTCCATCCATTTTAAGCCTGCGAAAGGAATCCGTCTATTTAGCAGGCTTATTTTAAAACCCATTTCCTGAAAATTCACGCTTATTCATGCTTAGTTTCCGGACGCATCAATGGAAACAAAATAACGTCTCGAATCGAAGCTGAATCGGTAAATAACATCGCTAATCGATCAATACCAATTCCCTCCCCGGCAGTAGGAGGTAGGCCATATTCCAATGCTTGAATATAGTCTTCATCATAAGGCATTGCTTCTAGATCACCCGCAGATTTCGCTAAACTTTGTTGTTTGAACCGCGCTGCTTGATCTTCTGGATCATTTAACTCAGAAAATCCATTCGCTAATTCTCGACCACCGATATAGAGTTCAAAACGATCCGCTAATTGTGGATTTTCATTATTACGTCTAGCCAAAGGCGAAACATCAATAGGATACTCAGTAATAAACGTAGGTTGCTTTAATTTTTGTTCCACTGTTTCTTCAAACACAGCAAACTGTAATTGTCCGATAGAATCACTTGCTGGAATCTCCAAATCAGAGGCAATTTTTTGCAAGGATGCTAATAGTGTAATATCTTGCAGCTGCCACTGCGGATTATATTCAAGTATGGCTTTAACCACGCTTAAACGTTTAAACGGCTTGGTCAAATCATAGGTTTCACCCTGATAAGTCAATTGTTCGGTATCCAAAATAGTTTGCGCTAACTCGCGAATTAATTGTTCGGTTAAATCCATTAAATCGTGATAATCGGCATAAGCTTGATAAAATTCCAGCATTGTAAACTCAGGATTATGTCGAGTCGAAAGGCCCTCGTTACGGAAATTACGGTTTATCTCAAAAACTTTTTCCATTCCACCCACAACTAAACGTTTTAAATGTAATTCTGGCGCTACACGCAGAAATAACTCCATATCTAAAGCGTTATGATGCGTGATAAACGGTCTTGCCACTGCACCACCAGGTAAAACATGCATCATTGGCGTTTCTACTTCAACAAAACCCCGTTGGTTTAAAAACTGACGAATCCCGCTGATCAGTTGAGAACGTATTTGAAAAGTTTTTCGAGTTTTTTCATTGGTAATCAAATCTAAATAACGTTGTCGATAACGTTGTTCCTTATCCGATTCTGAAAGTCCATGAAATTTATCCGGTAAAGGACGTAAAGATTTACTTAATAAATAAATCTTTTCAGCCTTAATGGAAAGTTGCTTGGTTTTAGTACGAAATAATACGCCGATGATGCCAACAATATCTCCCAAATCCAAACGTTTAACAGCTTCAAAATCTTCTAATCCGATAGCATCTTGTTTGACATAGACTTGTATTTTGCCAGACATATCTTGCATATCTAGAAATAAACTTTTACCCATATCGCGCTTTAACATAATCCGACCAGCAAGACGCACAGTCTGATTTTTTTGCTGTAATAGTTCAGTATCAGCCTGTTCATATTGGCCATATAAATCAGCTGCTAAACTATCCCGACGAAAATGATTCGGGTAAGCCTCTTTGCCGTTGCGTAATTCGTTTAATTTTGCCAAACGTTGCGAAAATAAATCTTCAGCATTATTCGTTATCGTTACTTTTTCGTGGCTCATGATAAATGTTTCCAAACTTACAGATTTTTAAGCATTCTAGTTTAGCAGATGATGGTAAGGAAAAAGCAATTATTCCCAGAGATTCATATTCACAGCAATTGGATTTTTGGCAAGTGTCGCGTCCATGTTTAATCACATTATATGCAATAACCATTGCAAATTAAGCGCAACATAGTCAAAAATCCCATTGCGAAGAGTATTATAAGCCTTCTTTTAAACTCGCCAATAAAAAGAGATTTATTCCTCCATCAAGTACCGCTTGAACATTGTGTGTTTCGACACCCGTGCGTAAATCCTTGATGCGCGCATCATCTAAAACATAAGAACGTATCTGGCTGCCCCAACCGATATCTCGTTTCAAAGACTCTTGACTTTGTTTCTCTTCAGCGCGCTTACGCATTTCCAACTCATATAATTTTGCACGTAATTGTTTCATCGCTTGATCGCGGTTTTTATGCTGTGAACGATCACTTTGTGATTGCACCACCACACCACTAGGGATATGCGTGATACGCACTGCCGAATCAGTACGATTTACATGTTGTCCGCCTGCACCACTGGCCCGATAGGTATCAACACGCAAATCGGCTGGATTAATCTGTATATCGATAGATTCATCTACTTCTGGCGATACAAACACCGCTGCAAAGGAAGTATGTCGGCGTTTATTGGCATCGAAAGGTGATAAACGCACTAAGCGATGTACACCCGTTTCGGTACGTAACCAACCATAAGCATATTCACCTTCAAATTTAATCGTAGCACTTTTTATTCCAGCTACGTCGCCGGCAGAGACTTCAATTAAATCGACCTTAAAATGATTTTGCTCTCCCCAACGCAGGTACAAACGTAATAACATTTCTGCCCAATCCTGTGCTTCAGTGCCACCCGAACCGGACTGTATTTCCAAATACGCAGAATTTTTATCTAATTCGCGCGGAAACATCCGCCTGAATTCGAGTTGTGCTAAACGCGCTTCCAGTGTTTGCAATTCTTGAGGTAAGGTCGCTAAAAGATCTTGAGCATTTTCAGTTAAAGCTAACTCATAGAGATCGTTAATATCATTTAGTCCTTTGGCTAATTGTTGAAAGGTATCAACTATCTGCTGCAATTGCGCGCGTTCTTTGCCTAATTGTTGAGCTTTTTCAGGATGATTCCAAATGTTTGGATCCTGTAATTCGTGATCTAACTCTTGAAGTTTTTCAAGTTTGGTGGGATAGTCAAAGGTACCTCCGTAATTCCATGCTACGGTTTTCAAGTTCTTTGATTTTTTGAATGATAGGCGCCGATTCAAACATAACTGATAAAATAATATGAACTAAAAAAAATTATTTTTAATGTACCCGATTTAAGAGCGGAGTCAGTATACTCACGTCAACCACCATCATACTACCTAAACCTTATGTGTTAGATCTTTAAATGATGGAACCCATAATACTATCCAGTTGTTATTGTTTTATAAACTTATTTTATTACAACTTAACTTAATTTTTTTTGTGTCGAAAACCCAGCTAAACTAATCGCAAATTTCCGTAACGCATGCACGCGGGTTGCCTCGGCTTGCTTGCACCAATCCTGTAAGGCTTCTAATAGCTCGCGCTGCGTCGCCGTCGTACGACCCCAAATCGCCTGGAGTTTTAGACGATATTGATACACTAAGGCTAACATATGATGATTATCCATCACTTCAGCAATCTGCTGTTTACCTTCATCGTTTAACAAAGACTCGGTACGAATTAATGCAACCTTAGCGCGCTTTAATAAAGCTTTACTGCTCGTATTTGCTTTTAATTTTTCTTCCTGTAACACGGGTAATAACACTTCGCGACTATAACGCGCCAATACTTGAAAGCGATTGGTAATTAATGCAGCTAAGGTATCCGAATCAACCAATGATTTACCGGGAATATTCTCAAGTTTTGGTGATACCCGTTTAACCTTAGATAAACCTAAAAATTGTAATAAGCGAATATAAACCCAACCCAAATCAAACTCCCACCATTTCACCGAAAATTTAGCGGAGGTTGGAAAGGTATGATGATTATTATGTAATTCTTCACCACCAATAAAGGCGCCTAATGGAATGATGTTACGCGCCGCATCAGGGCATTCAAAGTTTCGATAACCCCAATAGTGACCAATACCATTCACCACACCGGCAGCAAAGAATGGAATCCAGGCCATTTGTAAGGCCCAAATGCTAATCCCAGGAATACCAAATAGAACCAGATCAATGACAAACATTAGCGCAATACCTGCCGCACTATGTTTGGTATAAACATGTCGCTCTAACCAGTCATCGGGTGTTCCTTGACCATAACGATCCATCGTATCCTGATTTTTCGCTTCGGCACGATATAGTTCAGCTCCTTCAAAAAATACTTTTTTAATACCTCGGGTTTGCGGACTATGCGGATCTTCATCCGTTTCACATTTAGCATGATGTTTACGATGGATAGAGACCCACTTTTTGGTTTCCATTCCTGTGGTTAACCAAATCCAAAAACGGAAAAAATGACAGATGGCTGGATGCAATTCCAGCGCACGATGTGCCTGAGATCGGTGTAAATACACCGTGACGCCCACGATAGTGATATGCGTCAAAATCAATAAAGCAACAACATAACCCCAGAATGATAAATTCAATACGCCGTATAGTATTTCCACAGTAACCTCTTGTATTTTAATGCTATTACTCTTCGCACGTAAATTTTTTGTCTGTGTTGCCGTTTAATTCGCAATCCTCATATATCTTGAATACATTCCGGTTGCTCACTACACGGTCCACTCTCAAAAAAATTTAATTGCTGTGAGTATAATCAAAAACTTTTTTATAAAATTTAATTTTATTCTTATCCTTCTTTGTATTCTATTAACTTAACCACTTTTTTCACGCCCGAAGAGTCTCTCGCTATCGATACCGCTAAATCTGCTTGCCTAGCTGTCGCTATCCCCAATATATACACCACGCCGTCTTCAGTAACTATCTTAAAATTATTGGATTTAAGTTCTCTATTAGCAAACATTTTGGTTTTAACGGCGGAAGTAATGCCCACATCTTGAGCGCGTCGATACACCGTCGTCGGGATGCCTAGCACAATTTCATTAAATACCCGTCGCACTTGTGGGATGCTTTTGGCATAGTGTTCTGCCCTAGCCTTTAATTCCTCATCATAGGCCTGGCCGGTTAACAATATCACCTGATTGTAACTCACCGCAGCAATATGTGTTTCTGCATTGAGTACCGGATCATTAGCCAATTTTCTGTTGATCCTAAAGTTAATTTCCTCATCAGATTTAATCGTATTAATAGGACGTGGATCCGTCACTAAACCACCTGTCGTTGCGCTACCGGCCACAAAAGCACCCGCCAGACAACCTTGTAACCCCAATGATAGGATTAAAATAACAAAGATTTTTCTCATTTCGTTTCCTAGCCTCAATAAACAGGATGCTTAATAGTAAAAAAAACCGCCTTGGCCAGCCATATTAATTGACTGGGAAATAAACCTAGAACGAGGAGTAGTATAGCATTAATACTCAATGCAAGGTAGGCATCCGGCGCTATTAATAAAGGCGATATAGTGGGTTCAGGCTCTTCAAAATACATCACTTTTATCACATTAATGTAATAATAAGCCCCAATAATAGCAAAAATAATCGCTAATGTGGCTATCCATAGTAAGTTTACTGAAATTAGGGCTTCCAAGATACCTAATTTAGCAAAAAAGCCTATTGTAGGTGGAATTCCTGCCATAGAAAACATCGCCAGCAGCATCATCAATGCTAACCAAGGGTTACGTGCATTCAATCCCCTTAAATCGCTAATATGCTCAATCTGACCTGATTTGCTCATAACCACTATTAAACCAAATGCAGCTAAGGCCATCAGGCCATACGCCAACATATAGAAGAGGCTCATCGCATAACCCATCGCCGTACCCGCGACTAAGC
This window contains:
- the prfB gene encoding peptide chain release factor 2 (programmed frameshift), with the translated sequence MFESAPIIQKIKELENRSMELRRYLDYPTKLEKLQELDHELQDPNIWNHPEKAQQLGKERAQLQQIVDTFQQLAKGLNDINDLYELALTENAQDLLATLPQELQTLEARLAQLEFRRMFPRELDKNSAYLEIQSGSGGTEAQDWAEMLLRLYLRWGEQNHFKVDLIEVSAGDVAGIKSATIKFEGEYAYGWLRTETGVHRLVRLSPFDANKRRHTSFAAVFVSPEVDESIDIQINPADLRVDTYRASGAGGQHVNRTDSAVRITHIPSGVVVQSQSDRSQHKNRDQAMKQLRAKLYELEMRKRAEEKQSQESLKRDIGWGSQIRSYVLDDARIKDLRTGVETHNVQAVLDGGINLFLLASLKEGL
- the radC gene encoding RadC family protein, producing the protein MSITNWPAKERPREKLISQGAAFLSDAELLALFVRTGVRGKTALDISRDLLLQFGGLRYIVAASLEQFSKTLGLGLAKYVQIQAAKELATRCLQENLEQRSTFENPHDVYHYLTHKLRAYPYEVFSCLFLDNAHRFIHFKELFHGSINEAAVYPRELVRQVYQHNAAAVILAHNHPSGIAKPSEADKRITQEIKSILAPIDVRLLDHIIIGEGSITSFATQGLL
- the rpmB gene encoding 50S ribosomal protein L28 produces the protein MARVCQVTGKKPMVGHNVSHSNRKTKRRFQINLHVRRLWVATEKRFVKLRITADGLRTIQKQGIDKVLATLRQRGEKV
- the lysS gene encoding lysine--tRNA ligase, with amino-acid sequence MSHEKVTITNNAEDLFSQRLAKLNELRNGKEAYPNHFRRDSLAADLYGQYEQADTELLQQKNQTVRLAGRIMLKRDMGKSLFLDMQDMSGKIQVYVKQDAIGLEDFEAVKRLDLGDIVGIIGVLFRTKTKQLSIKAEKIYLLSKSLRPLPDKFHGLSESDKEQRYRQRYLDLITNEKTRKTFQIRSQLISGIRQFLNQRGFVEVETPMMHVLPGGAVARPFITHHNALDMELFLRVAPELHLKRLVVGGMEKVFEINRNFRNEGLSTRHNPEFTMLEFYQAYADYHDLMDLTEQLIRELAQTILDTEQLTYQGETYDLTKPFKRLSVVKAILEYNPQWQLQDITLLASLQKIASDLEIPASDSIGQLQFAVFEETVEQKLKQPTFITEYPIDVSPLARRNNENPQLADRFELYIGGRELANGFSELNDPEDQAARFKQQSLAKSAGDLEAMPYDEDYIQALEYGLPPTAGEGIGIDRLAMLFTDSASIRDVILFPLMRPETKHE
- a CDS encoding BON domain-containing protein, with the translated sequence MRKIFVILILSLGLQGCLAGAFVAGSATTGGLVTDPRPINTIKSDEEINFRINRKLANDPVLNAETHIAAVSYNQVILLTGQAYDEELKARAEHYAKSIPQVRRVFNEIVLGIPTTVYRRAQDVGITSAVKTKMFANRELKSNNFKIVTEDGVVYILGIATARQADLAVSIARDSSGVKKVVKLIEYKEG
- a CDS encoding DesA family fatty acid desaturase is translated as MLYGVLNLSFWGYVVALLILTHITIVGVTVYLHRSQAHRALELHPAICHFFRFWIWLTTGMETKKWVSIHRKHHAKCETDEDPHSPQTRGIKKVFFEGAELYRAEAKNQDTMDRYGQGTPDDWLERHVYTKHSAAGIALMFVIDLVLFGIPGISIWALQMAWIPFFAAGVVNGIGHYWGYRNFECPDAARNIIPLGAFIGGEELHNNHHTFPTSAKFSVKWWEFDLGWVYIRLLQFLGLSKVKRVSPKLENIPGKSLVDSDTLAALITNRFQVLARYSREVLLPVLQEEKLKANTSSKALLKRAKVALIRTESLLNDEGKQQIAEVMDNHHMLALVYQYRLKLQAIWGRTTATQRELLEALQDWCKQAEATRVHALRKFAISLAGFSTQKKLS
- the rpmG gene encoding 50S ribosomal protein L33, which codes for MRDKIKLKSTASAYYYTTSKNKKATPNKLKFKKYDPITRKHEMFEEDKIK
- a CDS encoding proline--tRNA ligase, whose product is MRSSHLYLPTLKEAPADAEVKSHQLMLRAGMIRKLASGIYTWLPLGLRVLRKVESIVREEMNRINGQEVLMPNLQPAELWQESERWDAYGPELLRFTDRHQRWFCFGPTHEEVITTLVRNEVRSYKQLPLIFYQIQTKFRDEIRPRFGVMRAREFIMKDAYSFHRDKASLAETYQVMHDSYCRIFTRLGLKFRAVLADTGNIGGSQSQEFQVLAQTGEDQIFYSDNSDYAANAELAESLVTDQRPAPSAALEKVKTPSTKTIAKVCEFLKIDPQHCVKLLMVKGKKHPLIGLILRGDHELNPTKLAKIVEIAHPLTFAEETDILALTGVPVGYLGPVGLSIPLFVDRSAAVLANFVCGANEEGFHYTNVNWERDCPLPSIADLRQVQVGDPSPDGKGHLKMERGIEVGHIFQLGNKYSRAMDANFTAEDGNQLPMEMGCYGIGVSRIVGAAIEQNHDEQGIIWPDAMAPFQVVIVPIAYHRSELVKQAADALYQQLSEAGMDVLLDDRAERPGLLFADNDLIGIPHRLVVSEKTLQDKIVAYKARTEKNERMLPIHDILSFLQKKVNFIKIVP
- a CDS encoding EVE domain-containing protein — translated: MNYWLMKSEPTCFSIKDLAKRPQQTEPWDGVRNYQARNFLQAMQKGDLAFFYHSSCPTPGIVGMIKIVNTAYPDKTALQVDDHHYDPKSSVSKPRWVSVDVKLIRIFKSIISLEDLKTQTALKGMRLLQKGNRLSVMPLTPFEWQHILAREHNL